A region of Sparus aurata chromosome 8, fSpaAur1.1, whole genome shotgun sequence DNA encodes the following proteins:
- the epx gene encoding eosinophil peroxidase: MDTALMVSVSLLGLALVLLSLPEHASLSREFANTSGTVFLGSVFVKEALQRAIELTDAAYTRTSERVKKSLSEGALRPSDLLAQFKQIEATTRTQVWAAELLDNTVELIREMVYTHTMEQPNPTELLSEGDMENLLQVTGCSAELQRPSCRSDCLSERYRSFTGECNNRKHPRWGAANIPYSRWLPPEYEDSWGTPRGWDPEHTYHNATLPPVRLVSQEVLFTRNDTISLDSTLSHLLVEWGQWIDHDVVQTPQSPSTAAFRTGADCTHTCSRDTPCFPIQIPLSDPRNGIQSCMPFFRSAPSCVAGVLSHRRREQLNAITSFVDASMVYGSSASLASALRNLSSPLGSMAINSQHSDQELAHMPFLPRLQAHLDPCGPRNSTTSRASDRSKRQENTTSCFQAGDSRANEHLGMIALHTLFLREHNRLVKELQRLNPHWSPDTLYQEARKIMGAIHQILTWEHYLPRVIGEGAMSHLMPPYKGYDPEQDSTIANVFATAAFRFAHVTVQPVVSRLGPGYATNPQHPPLPLHHSLFASWRVVQEGGIDPVLRGLLLSPAKLQTPGQMMVEELRERLFQAQGGMPLDLGALNLQRGRDHGLPGYGSWRRFCSLSVPNTTSELAEILSNFTLAHKFQLLYGTPHNIDVWVGAISEPALPGGRVGPLLSCLLARQFRALRDGDRFWWEREGVFTSLQRRHLHGISLSRIICDNSHITHVPANPFSRTERPEDMLACSHPLIPHLDLSPWKEPDTDPSCGPIPRIQSGYSLLCNSVILYQCHSGFKLLGSSSVRCDPNSQQWSPKPPTCQDINECEEQTPCPQNLECLNTPGSFICSEPSSLSAVSVVTAVIVVIGGVAALLLLLLCYRRYFPKKEELVNAGCCQAES; this comes from the exons ATGGACACAGCACTCATG GTGTCCGTCTCTCTGCTTGGACTGGCTCTcgtcctgctctctctccctgagCACGCTTCACTGAGCAGAGAATTTGCCAACACCTCAG GAACTGTGTTTTTGGGATCTGTGTTTGTGAAGGAGGCTCTTCAGAGAGCGATTGAGTTGACTGATGCTGCTTACACTCGCACAAGTGAAAG GGTGAAGAAGTCGCTGTCTGAAGGAGCCCTGAGACCAAGTGACCTGCTGGCTCAGTTTAAACAGATCGAAGCCACGACCAGGACTCAGGTCtgggctgcagagctgctggacaACACAGTGGAGCTGATCAGAGAGATGGTGTACACTCACACTATGGAGCAGCCCAACCCTACTG AGCTGCTGAGTGAAGGAGACATGGagaacctgctgcaggtgacCGGCTGCTCCGCTGAGCTGCAGAGACCCAGCTGTcgctctgactgtctgtctgagcgCTACAGATCCTTCACAGGAGAGTGCAACAACAG AAAACATCCCAGATGGGGAGCTGCAAACATCCCATATTCCCGCTGGCTGCCTCCAGAGTATGAGGACTCATGGGGGACGCCCAGAGGCTGGGACCCGGAGCACACCTACCATAACGCCACTCTGCCTCCG GTGCGGCTGGTGTCTCAGGAGGTGCTGTTCACTCGCAACGACACCATCTCTCTGGACTCCACTCTGTCCCACCTGCTGGTGGAGTGGGGTCAGTGGATAGACCACGACGTGGTGCAGACGCCTCAGAGCCCCAGTACAGCCGCCTTCAGGACGGGAGCTGACTGCACCCACACCTGCAGCCGGGACACGCCCTGCTTCCCCATACAG ATCCCTTTGTCAGATCCCCGTAACGGCATCCAGAGCTGCATGCCTTTCTTTCGCTCTGCTCCCAGCTGTGTTGCCGGCGTCCTGTCTCACCGCCGCCGTGAGCAGCTCAACGCCATCACCTCCTTCGTGGATGCCAGCATGGTGTACGGCAGCTCAGCCAGCCTGGCCTCGGCCCTGAgaaacctctcctctcctctgggcTCAATGGCCATCAACTCCCAGCATTCGGACCAGGAGCTGGCCCACATGCCGTTCCTGCCCCGCCTGCAGGCTCACCTGGACCCCTGTGGCCCTCGAAACTCCACCACCTCTAGGGCGTCAGACAGATCCAAGCGCCAGGAGAACACCACGTCTTGCTTTCAAGCTG GTGATTCCAGAGCCAACGAACATCTGGGAATGATCGCACTGCACACGCTTTTCCTGAGGGAGCACAACCGGCTGGTCAAAGAGCTGCAGCGGCTCAACCCCCACTGGAGCCCTGACACCCTGTATCAGGAGGCGCGCAAGATCATGGGAGCCATTCATCAG ATCCTAACGTGGGAGCACTACCTGCCGCGGGTCATCGGTGAGGGCGCCATGTCTCATCTGATGCCTCCCTACAAGGGCTATGATCCTGAGCAGGATTCCACCATCGCTAACGTCTTCGCTACAGCTGCCTTTCGTTTTGCCCACGTCACCGTGCAGCCAGTGGTGAGCAGGCTGGGGCCAGGATACGCCACCAACCCACAGCATCCCCCGCTGCCTCTGCATCATTCACTGTTTGCCTCCTGGAGAGTTGTGCAGGAAG GTGGTATAGACCCAGTGCTGCGGGGTCTGTTGCTGTCTCCGGCCAAGCTGCAGACTCCAGGTCAGATGAtggtggaggagctgagagaaaGGCTGTTTCAGGCACAGGGAGGGATGCCTCTGGACCTCGGGGCCCTAAACCTCCAGAGGGGCCGGGATCACGGCCTGCCAG GATATGGCTCGTGGAGAAGGTTCTGCAGCCTCTCTGTTCCCAACACGACATCAGAGCTGGCCGAGATTCTGAGCAACTTCACTTTAGCTCACAAATTCCAGCTCCTGTACGGGACGCCGCATAACATCGATGTGTGGGTGGGGGCCATCTCGGAGCCCGCTCTGCCCGGAGGTCGAGTCGGACCGCTCCTGTCCTGCCTGCTGGCGAGACAGTTCAGAGCACTGAGAGACGGGGACAG GTTCTGGTGGGAAAGAGAAGGTGTTTTCACCAGCCTGCAGAGGAGACACCTCCACGGCATCTCTCTGTCCCGCATCATTTGTGACAACAGCCACATCACTCACGTCCCTGCAAACCCGTTCTCACGCACCGAGAGACCGGAGGATATGCTGGCCTGTTCACACCCGCTCATCCCCCACCTGGACCTCAGCCCGTGGAAAGAACCGGACACAG ATCCCAGCTGTGGTCCGATACCCAGGATTCAATCCGGCTACTCGCTGCTGTGCAACTCTGTGATTCTGTATCAGTGTCACTCTGGATTCAAGCTGCTGGGATCTTCATCTGTCAGGTGTGATCCAAACAGCCAGCAGTGGAGCCCCAAACCCCCAACATGTCAAG ATATCAATGAATGTGAAGAACAAACTCCCTGCCCACAAAACCTGGAGTGCCTCAACACACCTGGTTCATTTATTTGCTCAG AACCGTCCTCGCTGTCCGCCGTCTCTGTCGTCACTGCGGTGATAGTAGTGATCGGTGGTGTGGcggcactgctgctgctgctgctctgttacCGCAG ATATTTTCCAAAGAAAGAAGAGTTGGTGAATGCTGGATGTTGCCAAGCAGAAAGTTAA
- the gtf2h1 gene encoding general transcription factor IIH subunit 1, producing MASLSEEVLLVVKKVRQRKQDGTLYLMAERIAWGPEGKDRFTVSHLYADIRCQKISPDGKAKIQLQLILHTGESTTFHFSNESSALKDRDAAKELLQQLLPKFKKKANKELEEKNRMLQEDPVLFQLYKDLVVSQVISADEFWANRLGDMNNSDPTPYNNKQDVGISGAFLADIRPQTDGCNGLRYNLTADIIESIFRTYPAVKQKYGENVPHNLTEKEFWTRFFQSHYFHRDRINTGTQDIFSECAKQDEKGLKSMVVQGVKNPLVDLLSLEDKTLDEGYGVSTTTPSTSNANRTVKESSNAAIIKRFNHHSAMVLAAGSRKGETPTDQASETSSTDGNSRDSDFFQPPVKKVRLQEAIEYEDLQRENRLKTVALNLKKSDRYAHGPVPLQSQHYTTSQDIINSVNHIRHEMVNYKPNLTQVLSSTAASSAITALSPGGVLMMTGTQQAINQMIPTEVQGELKHLYAAAGELLRHFWSCFPVNSPFLEEKVMKMKTNLERFQMTKLCPFQEKIQRQYLSTNLTGHLEEMLQTAYSKFHVWQTRRMLRKT from the exons ATGGCATCACTATCAGAGGAGGTGCTGCTGGTGGTCAAAAAGGTTcgccagaggaagcaggatgGCACACTTTATCTGATGGCTGAACGTATAGCCTGGGGTCCTGAGGGCAAAGATCGCTTCACAGTCAGCCACTTGTATGCAGATATTCGCT GTCAGAAGATCAGCCCTGATGGTAAAGCTAAAATTCAGCTCCAGCTGATCCTTCACACTGGTGAGAGCACCACATTCCACTTTTCCAATGAAAGCAGCGCACTCAAAGACAGAGATGCTGCCAAAgaactgctgcagcagctgcttccCAAGTTCAAGAAGAAAGCCAACAAGgaactggaggagaaaaacag GATGCTTCAAGAAGATCCAGTGCTTTTCCAGTTGTATAAAGATCTCGTGGTGAGCCAAGTGATCAGTGCTGACGAGTTCTGGGCCAACCGGTTAGGAGACATGAACAACTCAGACCCCACACCATACAACAACAAGCAGGATGTTGGTATATCAGGAGCCTTTCTG GCAGACATTAGACCTCAAACAGATGGTTGCAATGGCTTGAGATATAATCTGACCGCTGACATTATTGAATCCATCTTCAGAACATACCCTGCAG TGAAGCAGAAGTATGGCGAAAATGTGCCTCATAACCTGACGGAAAAGGAGTTTTGGACCCGCTTCTTCCAGTCCCATTATTTTCACAGAGACCGTAtcaacacaggaacacaggataTCTTCTCAGAGTGTGCCAAGCAGGATGAAAAGG GGTTAAAGTCTATGGTGGTTCAAGGAGTGAAGAATCCTTTGGTCGACCTCCTGTCGTTGGAGGACAAAACATTAGATGAG GGTTATGGAGTCAGCACAACAACACCCTCAACTTCCAATGCAAACAGGACAGTGAAGGAGAGCAGCAATGCCGCAATCATAAAGCGGTTCAACCATCACAGTGCCATGGTGCTGGCAGCAGGCTCACGTAAAGG TGAAACACCAACTGATCAAGCCAGTGAGACAAGCAGCACAGATGGGAACTCGAGGGATTCTGACTTCTTCCAGCCTCCTGTAAAAAAG GTTAGATTACAAGAAGCCATTGAGTATGAAGATCTGCAAAGGGAAAACAGACTAAAAACAGTTGCATTAAACCTCAAGAAGTCTGACAG GTATGCTCATGGTCCCGTGCCACTACAGTCCCAGCACTATACAACAAGCCAGGATATCATCAACTCTGTCAACCACATCCGGCATGAGATGGTCAATTACAAACCCAACCTCACTCAG GTGTTGTCCAGCACAGCGGCTAGTTCTGCCATTACAGCACTTTCTCCAGGAGGTGTCCTCATGATGACAGGAACACAGCAAGCCATAAATC agaTGATCCCCACTGAGGTTCAAGGAGAGTTGAAGCATCTTtatgcagcagcaggagagttGTTGAGACACTTCTGGTCCTGTTTTCCTGTAAACTCACCATTTTTGGAGGAAAAG GTGatgaaaatgaagacaaacCTGGAGAGATTTCAGATGACCAAACTTTGCCCTTTTCAGGAGAAGATTCAGCGTCAGTACTTGAGTACAAAT CTCACAGGGCATTTGGAGGAGATGTTGCAGACGGCCTATAGCAAGTTCCACGTCTGGCAAACCCGGCGCATGTTGAGGAAAACCTGA
- the hps5 gene encoding BLOC-2 complex member HPS5: MPLVPVVPENHSHVLAEFDCLDPLLSALRLDSGRLKCTCLAVSRKWLALGTSTGGLHLIQREGWKQRLILTHKEGSITQVACCPHDEDFIAVATSQGLVVVWELQLERRGRPERVSVSWEHRGHAITALCWDTSALRVFVGDSGGKVTCLRAGSSKLGKGSAFVIFPVQTVTTVDSRVVQLGYQDGRLLVSSLSRCYLCDTDREKFWRVGNKERDGEYGACFFPQNRGLLVGQPPLLYCARPGSRVWEASFNGEVLSTHQFKQLLACPPLPLITYRNEPHYNPAQKSSQSIAFPKLLYLGDQNLLTWTDSAVYIFTPQNGQVLLWTEVKDLVDIVVYRSELFCLHGSGRLSHLSLLSAERCVERLLRRESWPLAAVVCCMFQHTITTGRARKSIPIDRLEHLRSQLSSSSHLELSGQLEEVINKLEPLDSACSSRRSSISSHESFNVLDCGIYRVISRRGSQSDEETGSLINQSTSEEERLKEFSFVQEEDQVEQDPQSSERTEAERSEQGLQFHLPLSFRPKPPRIALQAVKDSVSSFVKKTTEKINTLQMNSELRQRSDFKESAQADTTSSYSEEMDNEVYDEMPNTEADMQELRAATEQAISQIQDPLVLLDPACLRETLLEWLPVLERILGPEEHGSGAAKVDGAGEERWERDYLNPCSEQQEESFSISGEPTESITEDEKKEESPELGGKKAQCHSADKEPESSKGSPPEPVRVGSPKPVPSDLLANLTQLATLYTELSCFRKQQDEQALGCTNFLRRYFFLLDKERVRRMCLLCYEEQLEVQSSFTEAMLDLTQSSKVVEVIQRGDLLRSLRSLRELQPWSAPPLLAHLHRLYEKHGEAAVRSFSQFYPTITPADIMTMAQQSHFLAYLDNLVQSRTEGHRLSFLQSLLEPESLRQDWLELALTHDAPQHCDTLTPDGQPRWHSHCYSWGYGRLLSLLIHLPADLSSKQKMAETCRSHGYWIGYLYLCFELQCRTEAFATICKLDDISLLEEPEGVEPQTLDEWKLLIQLSQQFSSVGDAEEVPGVNGGSWSNGSADCGGKISPESLTLMLARTAGPDRAMAVLEECGVQVVLSPQSELVCELLRVTEKRQRAMIQTMLERCDRFLWSQHA; this comes from the exons ATGCCTCTAGTACCAGTCGTTCCAGAGAACCACAGTCATGTACTGGCAGAGTTTGACTGCCTTGATCCACTCCTGTCTGCTCTCCGACTGGACTCCGGAAGGCTGAAG TGTACCTGTTTGGCCGTGTCAAGGAAGTGGCTCGCATTAGGGACTTCAACAGGAGGGTTGCACCTGAttcagagggagggatggaaaCAAAGGCTCATCCTCACTCACAAG GAGGGATCTATCACTCAGGTGGCTTGTTGCCCTCATGATGAAGACTTCATCGCTGTTGCAACAAG TCAGGGTCTGGTGGTGGTGTGGGAGCTGCAGCTGGAACGGCGGGGTCGTCCAGAGAGGGTCAGTGTGTCCTGGGAGCACCGTGGTCACGCCATCACTGCACTCTGCTGGGACACCAGCGCTCTCAGAGTTTTTGTCGGTGACTCAGGAGGCAAAGTGACCTGTCTTCGTGCAGGATCTTCCAAGCTGGGCAAG GGGTCAGCATTCGTTATCTTTCCTGTTCAGACCGTCACCACTGTGGACTCAAGGGTGGTTCAGCTCGGCTACCAAGATGGCCGATTGTTGGTGTCTTCCCTGAGCCGCTGCTACCTCTGtgacacagacag GGAGAAGTTCTGGCGTGTTGGAAATAAGGAGCGTGATGGGGAGTATGGAGcttgttttttcccccagaaCAGGGGATTATTAGTCGGTCAGCCCCCCCTGCTGTACTGTGCCCGGCCGGGATCCCGAGTATGGGAGGCCAGTTTTAACGGCGAGGTTCTGAGCACCCAtcagttcaaacagctgctggcctgtcctcctctgcctctcatcACATACAG AAATGAGCCACATTACAATCCAGCGCAGAAGAGCTCCCAGTCAATCGCCTTCCCTAAACTGCTTTATTTGGG AGACCAAAACTTGCTGACATGGACTGACTCAGCTGTTTATATCTTCACACCTCAGAATGGACAAGTCCTCCTTTGGACTGAAGTCAaag ACTTGGTTGATATCGTAGTCTACCGCAGCGAGCTCTTCTGTCTCCACGGCAGCGGACGTCTGTCTCACCTCTCCCTGTTATCTGCCGAGCGCTGTGTCGAGCGTCTGCTGCGGCGGGAGTCCTGGCCTCTAGCTGCTGTTGTCTGCTGTATGTTCCAGCACACAATCACCACCGGCAGG GCCAGGAAATCAATTCCCATCGACCGCCTTGAACATCTCAGGTCCCAGCTCAGCTCCAGTTCACACCTGGAGCTCTCTGGCCAGCTGGAGGAAGTCATCAATAAACTAGAACCTCTGGACTCGGCCTGCAGCAGTCGAAGAAGTAGTATCTCTTCACAT GAGAGCTTCAACGTTCTGGACTGTGGAATCTATCGTGTGATCAGCCGCAGAGGGAGTCAGTCTGATGAGGAGACGGGCTCCCTCATCAATCAGTCCACATCAGAGGAGGAGCGGCTCAAAGAGTTCAGTTTTGTGCAGGAGGAAGATCAGGTGGAACAAG ATCCACAGAGCAGCGAGCGTACGGAGGCCGAGCGATCCGAGCAAGGCCTGCAGTTCCACCTCCCCCTCTCATTCCGCCCCAAACCCCCTCGCATCGCCCTGCAGGCCGTCAAAGACAG tgTTTCGAGTTTCGTTAAGAAGACAACCGAGAAGATCAACACCCTCCAGATGAACTCTGAGCTCCGGCAACGATCTGACTTCAAAGAGAGCGCACAGGCCGACACTACATCTTCATACTCAGAGGAGATGGACAACGA AGTTTATGATGAAATGCCGAACACAGAGGCTGACATGCAAGAGCTTCGAGCAGCAACAGAGCAAGCTAT CTCCCAGATCCAAGATCCTTTGGTGCTACTGGATCCAGCCTGCTTGAGAGAAACTCTGCTGGAGTGGCTGCCAGTGTTGGAGCGAATACTCGGTCCTGAGGAGCATGGGTCAGGTGCTGCAAAGGTGGATggtgcaggagaggagagatgggAGAGAGATTATCTCAACCCCTGCTCAGAGCAACAGGAGGAGTCTTTCAGCATATCAGGAGAACCAACAGAAAGCatcacagaggatgagaagaaagaGGAATCTCCTGAGCTCGGAGGAAAAAAGGCCCAATGTCACTCTGCTGACAAGGAGCCCGAATCTTCAAAAGGGAGCCCTCCCGAGCCAGTTCGAGTGGGGTCTCCCAAACCCGTACCGTCTGATCTCCTGGCTAATCTCACCCAGCTGGCAACGCTGTACACAGAGCTGAGCTGCTTCAGAAAGCAGCAGGATGAACAAGCATTGGGGTGCACAAATTTCCTGCGGCGCTACTTCTTTCTGCTGGACAAAGAGCGCGTGAGGAGAATGTGCCTGCTGTGTTatgaggagcagctggaggtgCAGAGCTCCTTCACTGAGGCCATGTTAG ATCTAACTCAGTCCAGTAAGGTGGTGGAGGTTATTCAGAGAGGTGATCTGCTGAGATCCCTGCGcagtctgagagagctgcagcCCTGGAGTGCACCTCCTCTCCTCGCTCACTTACACCG GCTGTATGAGAAGCACGGGGAGGCAGCTGTACGGTCGTTTTCTCAGTTTTATCCTACAATAACTCCTGCTGACATAATGACCATGGCTCAGCAAAGCCACTTCCTGGCATACCTGGATAATCTAGTCCAATCAAGAACTGAGGGGCACAG GTTGTCATTTTTGCAGTCCCTTCTCGAACCAGAATCATTGAGACAGGACTGGCTTGAGCTGGCACTTACCCATGATGCTCCTCAGCACTGTGATACCCTGACCCCCGACGGACAGCCCAG GTGGCATTCTCACTGTTACAGTTGGGGATACGGACGCCTCCTGTCTCTCCTGATTCATCTTCCTGCTGATCTGTCCTCCAAGCAGAAGATGGCAGAGACTTGCCGCAGTCACGG gtactGGATTGGCTACCTCTATCTCTGCTTTGAGCTGCAGTGTCGTACGGAAGCATTTGCCACCATCTGTAAGCTGGATGACATCAGTCTGCTGGAGGAACCTGAAG GTGTTGAGCCCCAGACCTTGGACGAGTGGAAGCTCTTGATCCAGTTATCACAGCAGTTCAGTAGCGTGGGGGACGCTGAGGAGGTCCCTGGTGTGAATGGGGGCAGCTGGTCCAACGGCTCAGCTGACTGCGGAGGGAAGATCAGCCCAGAGAGTCTGACCCTGATGCTGGCTCGGACGGCCGGGCCGGACCGCGCCATGGCCGTCCTGGAGGAGTGTGGAGTGCAGGTGGTCCTTTCACCACAATCTGAACTGGTGTGTGAGCTGCTGAGAGTCACTGAGAAGAGGCAGAG AGCGATGATCCAGACGATGCTTGAGCGCTGCGATCGCTTCCTGTGGTCTCAACATGCCTAA